In Fusarium fujikuroi IMI 58289 draft genome, chromosome FFUJ_chr08, one genomic interval encodes:
- a CDS encoding related to diacylglycerol pyrophosphate phosphatase DPP1, whose amino-acid sequence MPLLPRVNSAAANRSQTKKQKFKTFMRQWFLVNWRDLLTMAVVGAVSFGIYHSPVIITRTFPITFNATSGDIVYPQWAYPDRGWILPSWLSGLISIAIPIITYIVAQFRIKSAWDASNAIIGTNWSVILASLFQVTLKQLVGGFRPYFLDVCMPDISLAKTHNKTGLNGVGFYQIMYTTEICTQPDKSRIQNAITSFPSGHTTAAFAGFGFLFLWLNAKLKVWADHKPAFWKLFLTFLPLLGAVLIAGSLTIDAAHNWYDILGGGFIGTIMAFASYRSTYASVWDWRFNHLPLQETEAFRYGFDGDVDYAAQTISMAAGWGGKKVRLPESASAPAISSESTLRSGAEEIENLDANTRRKRRGPVGDEAV is encoded by the exons ATGCCTCTCCTCCCTAGAGTCAACTCGGCCGCGGCCAACAGGTCCCagaccaagaagcaaaagtttAAGACGTTTATGCGACAATGGTTTCTTGTCAACTGGCGCGATTTACTTACCATGGCCGTAGTTGGAGCTGTGTCTTTTGGC ATCTATCATTCTCCTGTCATCATCACACGAACGTTTCCCATCACCTTCAATGCGACCTCTGGAGATATTGTCTACCCGCAATGGGCGTACCCTGATCGCGGTTGGATTCTTCCCTCGTGGCTATCAGGTCTGATATCCATCGCTATACCTATCATTACCTATATCGTCGCCCAATTCCGGATCAAATCGGCCTGGGATGCGAGCAACGCCATCATTGGAACGAACTGGTCCGTCATTCTGGCGTCTCTCTTCCAGGTCACTCTCAAACAATTGGTCGGCGGTTTCAGACCTTACTTTCTCGACGTTTGTATGCCAGATATCTCTCTCGCTAAAACGCACAACAAGACTGGCTTGAATGGAGTTGGTTTCTACCAAATCATGTACACCACCGAAATCTGCACGCAGCCTGACAAGTCGAGGATCCAAAATGCCATCACTTCGTTCCCAAGCGGACACACGACAGCCGCTTTCGCCGGATTCGGATTCCTCTTCCTATGGCTCAACGCCAAACTCAAGGTCTGGGCAGACCACAAGCCCGCCTTCTGGAAACTCTTCCTCACATTCCTACCTCTCCTCGGAGCAGTCCTCATCGCTGGTTCACTCACCATTGACGCTGCGCACAACTGGTACGACATTCTAGGAGGTGGATTCATCGGCACGATCATGGCATTCGCATCATATCGGTCAACCTATGCTAGTGTCTGGGACTGGCGCTTCAACCACCTCCCACTTCAAGAGACGGAGGCTTTCCGGTATGGATTCGACGGGGACGTGGACTATGCTGCTCAGACCATATCTATGGCTGCTGGATGGGGAGGCAAGAAGGTTAGGTTGCCTGAAAGCGCGAGTGCCCCTGCTATCAGCTCCGAGTCTACGCTTCGAAGTGGCGCTGAGGAGATAGAGAACCTGGATGCGAATACTAGAAGGAAGCGAAGGGGACCGGTTGGAGATGAGGCTGTCTAA
- a CDS encoding probable beta (1-3) glucanosyltransferase gel3p codes for MKFSAAIVAAAATAASAKLEPITMKGSKLFYSNGTQFFMKGVAYQQDTAAAGQTNTKETKYIDPLADEDACKRDIPLLKQLGTNIIRTYAINPKADHSACMKLLDDAGIYVISDLSEPSVSINRDDPKWDVQLYERYIGVVDELGQYDNVVGFFAGNEVSNNVSNTQASAFVKAAVRDTKKHIKSKFSRWLGVGYASNDDVDIREQIADYFNCGEDDSRIDYWGYNIYSWCGKSSMEDSGYTDQAKFFENYSVPVFFAEYGCNEPDGAAGRIFDETTALYGEKVMTEVFSGGIVYMYFQEANDYGLVKINKNDDAVKLKDFSQLQSKVNAAKPSGVEEDSYKPTGKAATCPEQSKNWQANSVLPPVPDSSLCDCMVKSRSCVPADNLKSKDITDIFGYICGQDKKICSAITANATAGIYGAYSMCSDEDKLAYILDAYYVSQKSAADACDFKGKATTQKAESQSSCSSALASASKINEEVATATHAVASESTGGSNSSSEDDENFGLQAASIARVFSLGDFAVGAYMAVAGIVGAGMVLL; via the exons ATGAAGTTTTCCGCTGCCATTGTCGCCGCGGCGGCCACGGCTGCCAGCGCCAAGCTGGAGCCTATCACCATGAAG GGATCCAAGCTCTTCTACTCCAACGGAACCCAGTTCTTCATGAAGGGTGTTGCTTACCAACAGGATACTGCCGCCGCCGGTCAGACCAACACCAAGGAGACCAAGTACATCGATCCCCTcgccgatgaagatgctTGCAAGCGTGATATCCCTCTCCTTAAGCAGCTCGGTACCAACATCATCCGAACTTACGCCATCAACCCTAAAGCCGACCACTCGGCCTGCATGAAGCTGCTCGACGATGCTGGAATCTACGTCATCTCTGATCTTTCTGAGCCCAGCGTCTCGATCAACCGTGATGACCCCAAGTGGGATGTTCAGCTGTATGAGCGCTACATCGGAGTCGTCGATGAGCTTGGTCAGTACGACAACGTTGTCGGTTTCTTTGCCGGTAACGAAGTCTCCAACAACGTCTCCAATACACAGGCTTCTGCTTTCGTCAAGGCCGCCGTCCGTGACACCAAGAAGCACATCAAGAGCAAGTTCTCTCGCTGGCTCGGTGTCGGTTACGCCTCCAACGACGATGTCGATATTCGTGAGCAGATTGCCGACTACTTCAACTGCGGTGAGGACGACTCCCGCATTGACTACTGGGGTTACAACATCTACTCTTGGTGCGGTAAGAGCAGCATGGAGGACTCTGGCTACACTGACCAGGCCAAGTTCTTTGAGAACTACTCTGTTCCTGTCTTCTTCGCTGAGTATGGTTGCAACGAGCCCGATGGTGCTGCTGGCCGTATTTTCGACGAGACCACCGCCTTGTACGGCGAGAAGGTCATGACTGAAGTCTTCAGCGGTGGTATCGTCTACATGTACTTCCAGGAGGCCAACGACTACGGTCTtgtcaagatcaacaagaacgatgatgctgtcaagctcaaggacttTTCCCAGCTCCAGAGCAAGGTCAACGCCGCCAAGCCTTCCGGTGTCGAGGAGGACAGCTACAAGCCCACTGGCAAGGCCGCCACCTGCCCTGAGCAGTCCAAGAACTGGCAGGCCAACAGCGTCCTTCCCCCTGTCCCCGACTCCTCTCTCTGCGACTGCATGGTCAAGAGCCGAAGCTGTGTCCCTGCTGATAACCTGAAGTCCAAGGACATTACCGACATCTTTGGCTACATCTGCGGccaggacaagaagatctGCAGTGCTATCACCGCCAACGCCACTGCCGGTATCTATGGTGCCTACAGCATGTGCTCTGACGAGGACAAGCTTGCTTACATCCTCGACGCCTACTACGTCTCCCAGAagtctgctgctgatgcCTGTGACttcaagggcaaggccaCCACCCAGAAGGCCGAGAGCCAGTCCTCTTGCTCGTCTGCTCTCGCCTCTGCCAGCAAGATCAACGAGGAGGTTGCCACTGCTACCCACGCCGTCGCCTCTGAATCCACCGGTGgttccaacagcagcagcgaggaCGACGAGAACTTTGGTCTCCAGGCTGCCTCCATCGCCCGCGTCTTCTCCCTCGGTGACTTTGCCGTCGGCGCCTACATGGCCGTCGCCGGTATTGTCGGTGCCGGTATGGTCCTTCTGTAA